The sequence below is a genomic window from Leptotrichia trevisanii DSM 22070.
CTATTTCCTTTTGCAGCATCGGCAGCATTGCATATCCACCACCAAATGTAAATAATCCTATTTTTGCAAATACAAAAAATAATTCAATTAATTCCTTCATAATTTTCATTACCCTTTTTCTTTTTTTCTTTCAGAGGATAATCTCTCCTTTCATTTTAAAACTGCTTAATTATAAATTTAGATTATATAATTTAAAAGATTTACAAGATATTTTAACACATTTTACTTAGATTTTTTACAAAAAAATTTAGTTGTTGCAATTTTTTATATCAAAAGTTAAATTACTTAATATTTTTATTTTTTACTTTTATAAAAATAACTTTATAGAAAATTTTTTAAAAATAATAAAAATCTTGTAAAATCATTTGACTTAGCCTAATTTTTTTTGCTATAATAAATACAAGAGATAATAAATTTTAGGAGGAATGTAAAAATGAAAATTGTAGTTTTCGATGCAAAACCTTATGATATTGAGTTTTTTGACAAATGGAATGAAACATTTGGAGCGAATATTACATATTTTGAAGAAAAATTAAGTCTAAAAAATGTAATGCTTACAAAATATCAGGATGTTGTCTGCACATTTGTAAATGATGATTTGAATGCAAAAGTATTAAACATACTTTCAAAAAATGGAGTTAGAGTTGTTGCCGCAAGATGTGCTGGTTATAACAATATTGACTTAAAGGCTGCCCGTGAAAACAGAATCACTGTTTTAAGAGTACCTGCATACTCTCCATATGCTGTCGCTGAACATTCATTAGCACTTCTAATGTCAGTAAACAGAAAAACTCATAAGGCTTATAATAGAACAAGAGAAGGGAACTTTAGCTTAGCTGGATTAACTGGAATGGATTTAAATGGAAAAACTGCTGGAATTATAGGAACTGGTAGAATCGCAAGAATTTTCATAAGAATCTTGAACGGATTAGGAATGAAAGTTATTGGTTATGATAAATTCCCTAATGAACAAGCCGCAAAGGAAGAAAACTTCACCTATGTAACGTTAGATGAAATATTTGCAAATTCTGATGTAATTTCATTACATTGCCCATTATTCCCTGAAACAAGACATACAATTAATAAAGAAACTATTGCTAAAATGAAAGATGGTGTTATTATCATTAATGCTGCCAGAGGTGGATTAATCGATACTGAAGCACTAGTTGAAGGATTAAAAGACAAAAAAATCGGTGGAGCAGGACTTGATGTTTATGAAAATGAAAGCAGCTATTTCTTTGAAGATGAATCAGCAAGCGTATTAGAAGATGATTTACTAGCTAGATTGTTATCATTTAACAACGTTGTTTTGACTTCTCACCAGGCATTCTTAACAAAAGAAGCATTAGATAATATTGCCGAAGCAACATTCAACAATATTTTATCTTATGTAAAAGAAGAACCATTAACAAATGAAGTTTGGTACAACGAAGAAACTGGTAAGGTTGTTGAAGGTTTAAGAAAATAATTATTACCTAAAATATTAAAAAAGTTTTTATTTTCTAAAAACTTAAAGAGAGGCTGTTTTAAAAAGCAGCTTCTTTTAATATTTTCAAAAAAATGTTTAAAATCTAAATTTAAAAACTTTTTTGTATTATAAACTTATTTAATTAATAATTATTTTCTTTTTACTTAACGAAATTTTACTTTTAGTATTAAATAAACTAGAGTATCTCTAATGAAATTGCTAAAATAATAATTACAAATTTTAAAACAAATATCAACTTGTATAAAGAAAGGAGCTTGTATAATGTAACTATATTATACAAGGAATAAAAATATGGATTTATTTGAAATAAAAAAACAAAACGAAATGAATGAAACTAATATTGAAGAAATCAGGAGGCATCTTTGACATTGAAAATTTAAAAAATGAAATTGATGACTTAGAGAAAAAGACGTTTGAGGCGGATTTCTGGAATAGTGAAAATAGTCAGGAAATATTAAAGACTATTAGTGCAAAGAAAAAACTTCTTGAAGAATACCATAATTTAAATGGACTTTTTGAAGATGTTTCCACTATTATTGAGTTTATTGAGATGGGAGACAATTCGTTTGAAAATGAACTTGAGCAGAAGGCACAGGATTTGACAAATGAAATTGATAATTTTAAGACAAAATTGCTTCTGGATGAAGAATATGATATGAATAATGCAATTCTTACAATAAATTCGGGGGCTGGTGGAACTGAGGCTTGTGACTGGGCTGAAATGCTTTACAGAATGTACGACAGGTGGGCAAATCGTCATAATTTTAAGATTGAAGTGCTTGATAGTCTGGCTGGAGAAGAGGCTGGGATAAAAAGTATTACGTTAAATATAAAGGGAAATTATGCTTATGGGTATTTAAAAGGAGAAAAAGGTGTTCATAGACTTGTCAGAATTTCCCCATTTGACTCAAATGCTAGACGACATACCTCATTTGCGGCAGTTAATGTTACGCCAGAAATAGAAGACGATGTTGAAATTGATATTCGTTCAGAAGACTTGAAAATTGATACTTACAGGGCAAGCGGTGCTGGAGGGCAGCATGTAAACACAACAGACTCAGCTGTAAGAATCACACATATTCCAACAAATACAGTAGTTACCTGTCAAAATGAACGTTCACAGCTAAAAAACCGTGAAACTGCAATGAAAATACTAAAATCCAAATTATTCGAGCTGGAACTGGAAAAGCGTGAAAAAGAAATGGCTGAACTAAAAGGAACCGAATCAAAAATCGAATGGGGAAGCCAAATCCGTTCGTATGTCTTCCAGCCTTATAAAATGGTAAAGGATCACAGAACAAAAGCAGAAGAGGGAAATGTGGAAAAAGTTATGGATGGAGATATTGATTTATTTATAAATGAGTATCTAAAATATGCTAAATCCTAATAATTTATTTAAATTCTATAAAATTAGACTTATAAAATATTTGTATTTAAACAAAATAATTTTACTGTAACACTAAACAAAAATTGAAAGGCTTAAAATATGAAAAACACAAGATGTCCATGGGCAAAATCTGAAAATGATATTGCCTACCACGATACTGAATGGGGAGTGCCTTCCCACGATGATAATTATATTTTTGAAATGCTGATATTAGAAGGCTTTCAGGCCGGACTTAGCTGGAATCTTATTTTAAATAAAAGAGAAAATTTTAGAAAGGCTTTTGATAATTTTGATTATAAAAAAATTGCAAAATATGATGAAACTAAGTTGGCTGAACTGGCTAAAAATCAAGGAATTGTAAGAAATAACTTAAAAATAGCCGCTTCTGTTAAAAACGCCCTTGCATTTATGGAAGTACAAAAAGAGTTTGGCTCATTTGATAAGTACATTTGGAATTTTACAGATAACAAGCAAATTATTAATAACTGGAAAGAGATATCAGAAGCACCTGCTACTACAGAATTATCTGATAAAATCAGCAAAGATTTGAAAAAACGTGGCTTTAAATTTGTTGGATCTACAATCGTTTATTCTTTCTTACAGGCAATTGGAATAATTGATGATCATTTAATTAGCTGTCCTTATAAAAAGTCAGCTAAATAATTATTTATAAAATGTTTGTAAGATAAATTTTTATATTTTATTTAATTTCAGAGATCCTTTTTATTTCGTTATTTACGAGTATATAAGGATCTATGTATCTTTTTTTTACTTTTATCTTTTCTGCCAAAATCCTGAAGCTGAATAATTTTTTCATTCAAAGCCGAAGCCAATAAATTACTTAGCATCGTGTTTATATACATATTTAACGGATCTTGAAAATACTCTACTACTTCCTGAAAATACAATTTCTGAAACCATTTTCCAATTTCTAAAGAATTAAAGCATAATTTATTTTGATATACCGCTAGATTATTAACTATTTCCCTTACGTCTTTATGTGAAATCCTTTTCTGCCTAAACAAATCCCTTAAAGTATAGTCTATTCTGTCAAATGATAATTCAGGCAATTCATTGTCTAAAAAACTATAATTTTTTAACATTATTCTTTTTATATTCAAATTATATTTTCGTAAAATACTTACCAGTTCTTCATCATTTAAAAAATTTTTTTGAATCTTCTCATGATAATCTTCATTTTCGTTTTTTAAAATATAATCAATTACATGGGAAAAAGCCGTATGTGAAATATCATGTAAAAGTGCTCTTATTTGTTCTTCAATATTCCCACCAAATTTTAAAGATAGTATCATTGTTCCTATTGAATGTTCCTGTCTATTTACATTCCATAAGTCATTAACCAGATATCCACCACCAGATTGATAGATATTTTTTAATCTTTTAAAAATTTTTGTGTTTATTATTTCATAAATAACATCATCTACATAGTATTCTCCATATAATTCATCATTATTCTTATACATTTTTTTGCATCCTTTTTATTATTTAAACTTATACTTCATTAATAAATTATATTAAGCCCTTTTTAAAAATAGGAACAAATTTTTATAATAGGGTTGTTCAATAACTAATTCATAATCATTCAACTTTTTTCTTCTTTATTTTCGTTATTCTACACTAGCTTTATTTATCTCTTCAACAGCTCTCTCAAACTGTTCTTTTGAAATATTAAACGAATTAAGAGCCTTTAAAAGCTGTTTTGCATTATAATAGCCAATTTTTAAAATATCTCCAAGCATTATTCTACGTTCTTTTGTATTACTTCCAGAAATAAGTCCATTATCTATCAAGTCACTAATATTAAATCTATCTTCAATATTTTGACTAGATGTAATAACATTTTTTAATGCCTCTAAAATTGCTTTGTCATTGGCATTTTCCACTCCAATATTGTCATTTTTAGTTGCTTCCTTCTGACTCACGAAAGCATGCTTTATATTGGGAATATACTTTTTTAACGTATCTCGAATTTTTTTCCCTGCAAAATCAGGATCTGTAAATAAAATTAAATCGTTATTTTTTGACAATTCAATCATTTTATTAATTGTTTTCTTAGATAATGCGGAAAAGCCGTTTAAGGCGATGATATGTGCATCTACAACCCGTTTTATGGCTGTTATATCATCTCGCCCTTCAACTACTATAATTTCATTTATTTTTATTTTTAGTTTTTCTTTTTGTTTTTTTGGCTCTTTTTTCATTTAATATTTCCTTTTGTTTTTTATTTTTTATTTAATGTTATAATCTTCCATAACTTTTAGCAATAATTCCCAAGTTTTACCAACTGACTCTATTTCCATTCTTTCTTCTGGAGTGTGAGCACCGTAAATATTAGGCCCGATTGAAACAATATCAACATTTTCCATATTGTTGTCAAAAATTCCGCATTCAAGTCCAGCGTGAATTGCCTTAATTTCAGGATCTTTTCCTGTTATTTTTTTAAATGAGTTTACTACAATGTCACGAATTTTTGAGTCTTTTCGGTATTCCCAAGATGGGTATGGAGAATTTACTTTTACTGCTACTTCATATTTTTCAGAAAGTTCCTTCACATCATTTAGTAATTTTTCAAGTGATTTATTTACCGAACTTCTTGGCAATGCCTGAATTTTTATAGCAATTTTCCCATCCTTATTTTCAGTTTTTATAACTCCCAGATTTATTGAAGTTTCCACAAGCCCCTCAATATCCTTGCTCATTGAAATAACTCCATTTGGAAATTCGTGGAAAAATGAAATAACGGCATTTGTGTTGGAAATTGACAATTTTCCTTGATTTTCCAGTTTTTCTTTTTTAGCTTCCTTCACTTCAATAACTGGATTTTTATCAATAATCTTAAAATCCTTTATTATATTTTCAAAAGCCAATTTTGCCAATCTTTCAAAATCGCTGACTTTTTCATCTTCAAGTTTCACAGCCAGCACCGCCATAGCCTCTCTCGGTATCGCATTAGTCTTTTCCCCACCATCAATATCCATTATTGAAAGCGTATATTTTTTATTTAAATGATTCAGGATTTCTGCCAAAATTTTATTTGAATTCCCTAATCCTAAATGAATTTCAGCACCTGAATGTCCGCCTAGAAGCCCTTTTACATCAACACTTATCACGGTATCATCAGCTTCAAGTTTTTCTGTATCAAAGTTAAATTCGTTAAAAATTCTCGCACCACCTGCACTGCTCACATAAACTTGCCCATATTCTTCTGTATCCAAGTTTATAAGTGTCTTTCCAGAAAAAATGCCAAAGTCAAGGTTATTAACTCCGCTCATTCCATCTTCCTCATCAGTTGTGATGATAATTTCGAGTGCTGGATGTTTCAAGTCATTGCTGTCAAGTATCGCAAGTGCATAAGCCACAGCAATTCCATTGTCCGCTCCAAGTGTCGTTCCATTTGCTTTCAAATATCCATCTTCCACAACAAGCTCAATTCCCTGTGTTTCAAAGTCAAACTGTGTATTTTTATTTTTTTCCCAAACCATATCCATATGCCCTTGCAGTATAAGTGGTGAATATTCCTCATATCCAGCTGTTGCAGGCTTTCTTATCAATACATTTAACGCCTTGTCCTGAATAACTTCCAGATTTCTTTCCTTCGCAAATTCTACAATCCAGTCACTAATCTTTTTCTCTTTTCTTGAACCTCTCGGTATTTTTGAAATTTCACTAAAATAGTGAAAAACTTTTTCAGGATATAAATTTTCTATTTTCATTCCATTTTCCTTTCTCTTGATTTAAATTAATAACAAGGGGATAACCCCCTTGCTTCAAGGATAAAGATTTTTTAATATTTTTATTTATAAAATATTTTCCAGTAATTCCTCAAGTTCTGCCATTTCCTTTTGTGTCAAGTCATACCCACTTTTTAACTTTTTCAAAATTCTATTTTCAGAGCCAACCGAACTACGTTCCAAAATTTTTATAACTAATCTTTTATAAAATTCCACTAATTTTTCTCCCTTTAGTTATTTTCTTTAATTATTTTAGAGCTGTATCGCTGTTTCCAACGCTACTTCTATCATTTCATTAAAAGTTGTCTGTCTTTCCTCAGCACTTGTAACTTCGTGAGTAATAAATGAATCACTGATTGTAAGCAATGTTAAAGCATTAGCTCCCAATTTTGCCGCTGTTGTATAAAGCTGTGCTGTTTCCATTTCCACACACAATACTCCAAACGCAGCCCATTTTTTCCAAGCGTCAGGATTATCCCCATAAAAAGTATCGCTTGTAAACACATTTCCAGCCTTTACATTCAATCCTTTCGCCTTAGCAATTTCATAAGCCTTGAAAACTAAATCTGAACTTGCTGTAGGTGCATAATCTGCTCCATTAAATCTCAACTTGTTAATAGCAGAATCTGTCGAAGCTGACATTGCGATAACAACGTCCCTAACTTTCACATCTTCCTGATAAGAACCAGCAGTTCCTACTCTAATCAAATTTTTTACTCCAAATTCAGTTATCAGTTCATGTGAATAAATCCCAATCGAAGGCACTCCCATTCCAGTTCCCTGAACAGATACTTTCTTCCCTTTATAAGTCCCAGTAAATCCAAGCATCCCTCTAACATTGTTATACTGAACAACATCTTCCAAAAATGTCTCTGCAATATATTTTGCCCTAAGCGGATCCCCCGGCAATAATATAGTTTCTGCAACATCTCCTCTATTCGCTCCAATATGTGGTGTTCCCATTTTCATTACCTCCTAAATTTTTTATAATTATTTTTATTTTTTCTAAAAAGTTTTTACTTATATATTTTACTTCAATTTGTTAAATTGTTCAAGGAATTTATTTTCTTTTTTTTGATATTTTTATTTTCTTACATTTTCCTGCTTATTCCAGTATAATTTAATCAAGAAATCAAAAAGGAAGAAATTTTAGAATAAAAAGACATTATACTATTTCCCATTTAAATAGTTAATGTTTAATAAATTTTGAATTACATATTTTTAATAAGGAATTAAAACTTATTGTTCTTAATATAGTTCCTATTTTCTAATGAAATTTAGTATTAAACAACCTTATTATAAAAATTTATTCTTATTTTTAAACGGAGTTTAGTATTAATTTGATGAATTATTTTAAATTCAAATTTATAAAATAAAAATTATGGGCTACACTAAGATATTCTCCTAGATTAAGCCCTTTTTTTATTAATCATCTCTTTGTGCTCTCATATTCATTCATCAAATCAATAATATGGGCATTCTCAACTTTCTCATTATCCAGTCCAGCAAGCCATTCAATAAACTTCTGCTCATCTTTATACCTTCCAGCAAGTTTTGCCCTATTAAAATCTTTTCTATAAAATTCCAAAATACCACGCCGTTTTTTCCAAAGGCTGTAATGTTTTGCCTTGTATTTAAACATAAGTCCATTTTCAGCACAAAATACAATGCCTTCAGCATTTTCAAAATTATCATAATTTTCCATCAAGTCAATTATTTCGTCAAAGTTATTGCATTTTTTGATTTCCTTTTTCATTTTAATAATATCATCATCAAAATTCAGCTCTTTTAAAAATCTTTTACTAAAATTATTATCCACATGCACACCATTTATAAACAGGCTATTATCAATAACATCTAAGATAAAAAGATATTCCTTTCCAAAATAATCAACTATGTGTCTGTCTTCATTTGAAACCACTTCAAACACTATAGAAACATCATTTTCACTACAAATTCTAAAAATCTCATTTTTCATTCTTTCACTTGCATTTTCAAAAAGATTTTCAAAATATTTGACATGTGTTCCATTTGTCACACTTTTTGTCGCAAATACAAATTTATCATCAATGACTGAAAGTATTCCTAAGAAACCATTGTATTTTTCATAGGCTATAACTGGGTAAACTATGTTGTTTTCAATATATTCTCTCGTAGAATATTTATTTTCTCCGTAATTAAAGAACTTGTTATAGCTTCTTATTTTGACTGCCCCAGTTCCCACATCCACAAAAAGTCCACGTGCCTTAATTGTCGAGTCATTCCACAATTTTTTCCGAAACACGTTTCTTCCAAAATTTAATGAATACAAGTTTGGTTTTGTCTTTTTAACACTAATTAATTTACTTACAATTAATTTATTCACGTCTTCATCCGCCGTCAAATTTATCTGCTTGTTTTCTTTTGCCTTTTCCAGTTCGTGCTGTAGATAATCTTTATCATAAACAGTGTTTATAACTGATTTCTGCAAAATTTTATCAGGCATTACATCCAAATATTTCAGTTCTCCACCATACTCAACTTCTCCTTCCAGACAAATTGAATGTTCAATCGAGTTTACACCTCTATGCCCATGAACCTGCACAAAATCCTGACATTTTCCCTTCAAATAATTTTCCTCATAAAGTTCTCCAATTTCGGTTTCAAAGCTTCCAACGCCGTTTATCATTTCGTTAGTCGACACAAGTGCCAAGTTCGGTACAAAAGACAGCCCTGCATGTGTACAAAGAATTTTATGATTGTGAAATTTAAAAGCATAACATTGTCTTAACTTTTTATAAAATTTACGAATTTCCCTTTTTAAATTGTCAATATTTTCTTCATCTTCTAAAATCGCTGGCAAAGTTTCATTTAAGAATTGTTTTGAATCAATTTTAAAATCATTGGCAAAATTTTCCAGATGAATTTCGTGATTTCCCTCAATCATTATAACATTTTCCTTTTTATATAAATCCAGCATTAATAAAAGCGTCTGTTTATGCTCAATTCCCCTGTCCAAAAAGTCTCCCAGAAACACATACAGAGTATTTTTGTCAAAATCTTTCACGATTTCAGAAATCGCTGTAAAACAAGAATGAATATCCCCGATTATCCGAACTTTTTCATATTTTCCCGTCACATCGGCAACATAAAAATTTATAATTTCATTTATGTCAAAAATTCTTTTAAAACTTCCCGAAATTTTTTCATTCTGAATATTCCTAAACATTCTACTTATAACATTTTCATCAACCTGCTTATAGCCTTCACGCTTTTTATTATTTTCAATACACTCTTCAAGCGGTATATCCAGTTGATAATAATAAATTGTGTATTTATATTTGTCTGCAAGAGCCTTGTAGGAATTCATTGCCCTTTTTGTAGTATGTGTCGCATCAACAACTGTAAATTCCCCTTTTTTCATTCTTTCTTCCAGACAGTTAAAAAGCATTTCCCAAACCAGCCTGTCATTTTTCTGCGAAATCTCAAAATCCCCAAATTTTGTTAATTTAGGATTGGAAATTAAAAGCCTGAATTTATCAGCTTCAAGAGTGTACGGTTCCAAGCCATTTTCCTTAACAAAACTACTTTTTCCACTTCCAACTGTCCCCCGTAACAATAATAATGTCCTCATCTTTTCTACTCCTCTTTTTTATCACAATGAAATTTAAAAGCTGTAATTCCAATTAAATTATAAGATTTCCTGACTTATAATAAAATTATTTTTACCTAAAATCTTAGATTTATTTAGTTTTAGAAATTATTTTATTTATTTAGGGCAAATTTCCTTATAGCTTTTGCTACTCCATCATTTTCATTAGTATCAGTGCTGTATTTAGCAGCTTTTGTAGCAAGCTCAGTGGCATTTCCCATTGCGACACTATAATTTGCATACTCAAACATTTCCAAATCATTGTTTCCATCCCCAATTGCCATTATTTCTTCCTGCTTTATCCCCAATTTTTCTGCCAAAGTCTTTAACCCAGTTCCTTTATTATTCCCTTTTGGCAACACTTCATAAACATATGGCTGACTTAACACTTCACTATAATTTTCCTTTAAAATATTTTCATACTTACTATGAAATTCTTTCATCTTTTCAGGATTTCCCAAATACATTGCTTTCACAATATTATATTTTCCACTTTTAGCCACTTCCAAAGTTATATCCGTAATATCCGCAAAAACAAATTTTGCATCCATGACAAGCTCATCAGTTGGCTCCTTCCCGATGTTAAAATAATGCTTTTCATCAACTAATGTAAAGTTTATATCGTCTTTCCCTTCACTAAATTTATACAAATAATTAATATCATCGGCTGTCATTTTCACTGAATCTATCAACTCCCAATCATGAGTCCTGTGAATCGAACACCCGTTATTCAAAATAACATATCCTTCCAAATCCAACTCATGCAACCCAAGCTCTTCATAAAATGGCAAAATCCCATACAAAGGCCTACCGGTACAAAGAACAATCTTTATTCCAGCTTCTATTGCCTCGTGAATAGCCTCTTTCTGTGCCTTATCAATATGCTTTTTCTTATTTAACAAAGTCCCGTCCATATCAATTGCAATTAATTTTATCATTTTTTTATCCTTTCTATTTTAAAATTTTGTTACTAATACTTCAAAAAAATACAAGAATTCATTTAATAATCTAAAATTCTATATTTTATTTTATCTTTAATTATTTAACTTAAAGATTTTTAATAATCTTAATTTTAGATTTTTTATTAATATATAGGAAATGGTGACTGATTTCCTCTGCTTTAAAAAAGGGAACTATTCCCATTAAATCAGAAATAATTCCCCTTAACAAATAAATAATTCAATTTGTTATACTTGCCCTTTTTTTACAAATCTAAATTCTACCCTTCGATTCCCTTCTCTTCCTTCTTCCGTGTCATTTGTCCTAATTGGATTGCTTTCTCCACGTCCTATCAAATCTAGAACTCTATCTTTAGAAAGCCCTAGTTCTATTAATTTTGAACTTACTTTTTCAGCTCTTCTAAGAGATAATCTTTTATTATATGAAGATGCACCTCTTGTATCTGTATACCCAATTATAGACACAAGAAAATCATTTTTTTCAATATAATCCTTTATATCACGTAAAACAGGGTATGCTTCCTTGCTTATATCAACACTATTTTTATGAAAGCTCAAATCTTTTGTTCTCAATGTTATTATTTCTGATTTTGAAATTTGTACCCTTTCTGGATTATTTATTGGATTTTTCTGAATGTCAGAAGATAACTGTTCAGATTGTACTGGTGCTACCACTGGTTCCTGTGGAGGAACAGGTGAAGATTTTTGTTGATTTTGTTCTGGTACCGGAGTTTTTTTATTGACAATTTGTGTTCCAGTACCGTCCTGTGTAAGGGCAACTGTTATCAAATCTGGATTATCTGATGCTGCTGTTGCTACTTTTTGAGGATTTGGCGTATCCATTGTAGGAACGTCATTTTTTACATTCTGTTGTATATCTGCCACATTTGCACGAATTATATCTTTTCTCATATCGGAAGTAGTCATTTTTTCAGATACCGTTGGTACCGCCATTGCTACCATTGAAGAAACTGCAACTAATGTTGGCTTTTTCATGATTTATTCTTCCTCCCTTTTCAAGTAAAATATTTTATTTTTGACTATTTTCTAAACCATATTTTTTAATTAATTCGTCATATTTCCCATTTTCCCTCATTTTTTTCAATTCAGCATTTATTTGTTTTATTAATTCAGGATTTTTCCCTTTATTTATTGCCATCGCCATACCTATTGCAGCTGATTTTTCATCAAAAATTTCCATTTCAGGATTTTTCTTCATATATTCTTCAGCAACTGCCTTTTCCAAGATAATTGCATCAATTTTTCCTGCCTTTAAGTCCAAAATTGTATTTACAGTACTTTCATTTGGCACTACAGTGGC
It includes:
- a CDS encoding Cof-type HAD-IIB family hydrolase, with the translated sequence MIKLIAIDMDGTLLNKKKHIDKAQKEAIHEAIEAGIKIVLCTGRPLYGILPFYEELGLHELDLEGYVILNNGCSIHRTHDWELIDSVKMTADDINYLYKFSEGKDDINFTLVDEKHYFNIGKEPTDELVMDAKFVFADITDITLEVAKSGKYNIVKAMYLGNPEKMKEFHSKYENILKENYSEVLSQPYVYEVLPKGNNKGTGLKTLAEKLGIKQEEIMAIGDGNNDLEMFEYANYSVAMGNATELATKAAKYSTDTNENDGVAKAIRKFALNK
- a CDS encoding OmpA family protein, which gives rise to MKKPTLVAVSSMVAMAVPTVSEKMTTSDMRKDIIRANVADIQQNVKNDVPTMDTPNPQKVATAASDNPDLITVALTQDGTGTQIVNKKTPVPEQNQQKSSPVPPQEPVVAPVQSEQLSSDIQKNPINNPERVQISKSEIITLRTKDLSFHKNSVDISKEAYPVLRDIKDYIEKNDFLVSIIGYTDTRGASSYNKRLSLRRAEKVSSKLIELGLSKDRVLDLIGRGESNPIRTNDTEEGREGNRRVEFRFVKKGQV